From the genome of Denticeps clupeoides chromosome 17, fDenClu1.1, whole genome shotgun sequence:
AACGTAGCGAAGGGGCAGATGGAGACCTGTGAATTCCTAGGAGGTGAGCTGTGAGTGGGAGTGGGAGAGAAGTTTCGGCTCAGCGGGTGAGGGATGGGATGGGGCGTGCTgggaagggggagggagggagttcATAAGCAGAGCTCACGAGTAGTCCGGTGGGACTGGATCACTACCACACTGCGCCTCAAGGGCTCCCGACTTTCTGTGTATGGGCCACAAATTTGTCAGGGTTgtcaaacattttacatttacatttacagcatttatcagacgcccttatccagagcgacttactatcagtattacagggacagtctccctggagcaatttagggttaagtgtcttgctcagggacacaatggtagtaagtgggattcgaacccgggtcttctggttcataggcgagtgtgttacccactaggctactaccaccccaacaaTTTTCctaaatatatttcataatCTATTCCATGACCAtacataaaatgtcatttattcagACATGCATGTATCAAACAGCTATGCTGcatcattgttttgtttattatggATTTGAAAAAAATTTAGTATGGAAGTTTCAATTGCTTTTTACATGTCAGCATCAACACAAAGCCCTTGACTCACACTTTTGTACACTGGGTCCCTGTTTATTTAatagtttcatttcatttctatgACATTTGTTAAATCTACCGTGCATTTGGCActatttttcttttgcaaagaacttgacataaataaatatctgcATGAATATTGtttgactgtcatccacatgTACACTGGATTGCACAAAACGAATcaactttttaaaatcttttttaaataagtaaatactGCCTTGTAAAATGTTAGCTGAACACAGAATTAAATTTTTACTAATTACATTTCACCCACACTTTTTActatatttgtcattttaatgaatctaattaaattttaataaaaatgttacagtccctctgcatttaatttaaatgtccAAGGTAAAAACTGTGACATTAATAATTTCCAATGTTTCCCATTTTCTTGCTCCAGCTGTGCATGGgatgtctttcttttttgaagATTTATTCAAGTATTTGGGGTTTGCATTAAACAATGGCCCAACCTGATGCtagttagtgtttttttttttattctgttttaatcCATTTGAATGGAGAGATTCTGATctgttctctctttctgtcGTTCCCTGCAGCCCGATGCCCACATACAGAGTGGACGCCGATAAGGGTTTTAACTTCTCGCTGGCGGACGATGCCTTTGTGTGTCAGAAGAAGAACCACTTCCAGGTCACTGTGTACATCGGAATGCTGGGAGATCCGAAATACGTGAAAACCAGCGAGGGCCTGCAGCCAATCGACTGCTTCTACCTGAAGCTGAACGGCGTCAAGGTAATCGCCTTGTGGTGTGAGGGGTGAGTGAGGTAGCATTTGTATTGGACAGTGTTCATTTTAGGGTGGTGTATGATTTAATCTTTATTCTGTATTGTGTTTAGTCCATGTTGGGTTGTCTTCATTTGTATATCCAGGGGTGAGAACCATGTCAACACAAACAAAGATCTACCTACCTTATCAAACTTTATGtgttgatttaaattttttaaacacATAGATGACAGTTTACATAATGAACGATATTTCAAAAATTCAATTTTTGCGCCATTTTGGTATTAACTGCTTCTACGAGTTCCATGTTAAGTcaattggtttttatttattgactaCTAAGAATcaatcattttataaatatCAATTCAGTCACCATCTGATCAAGAGCTACATTAAATTAACTCATATGTTTCTCACctcattttaaagtgacagtgttcagtgtgtgtttggtagAATTCCAcgtgtaaaagtgaagtgtctGTCATCTTGATTCATGGATACAGCTCACGGTGGACATGTTGATATGTGTCCttagtgggcggccatgacaggtgcctgagGAGCGTGTACTGTGGGTactgtaccttgctcaaggagacctcagtggcacgtgaATCCGCAACCTTCAAATTACCAGACCGCTtgtttacctgctaggccaccactgcccccagtgtGGGTTAGTACACACTGTGTGCAGGGTAGTGGTCTGATGCTGTCTTGTGTACctcactgaaaaaaagtgaacactagctaaacttaaaaaaaatttattaaccTGTCACAGCAAATTTAGCATTTATGTACTGTAAATACTATTAAACCTGTTGTAAACTGTTTTAATTACATTATGGAATTACAGGCCAGTATTATAAGAATTTCACAGATTATTGAACAGTAAAACGAGTTCCcgtagtggctagaaatggcgataggtgttaagagtgttttggccattctgcttcgccgttcagagagcggcagcttaGACGGACGAATCTGGAATCTGTCCCCTTTATGAAGTCATaatgggaaaggttacctcccgtttcccacccctcccctaaaacattatctccaccaaccgtcatggcttccaagcTTGCGAAATCATCACAGtcgcttggtgattggatgtaaaaatgagcacaaatgtgtattttcagttctgtcaCGCGAGACTTTGAAGAACCAGTGTaacccattattattattaccccaaatttttatttttttctggaaaaaaatgcagacacgacttcctgtttgtgccaaacaAGTGTCTCTCAAACAAGTGtgtgcctctctcctcctcataatcatttaaagttacagacaccaaaacgctgcatcctgggaaatctcattgtgggaccaGATCAAAGTGGCGGTAATTCTGCATCACGGCTGAATTACAGacagagacttcagatgcagtattaggggaccaacaagaacgatataaaagcaaaaaaacataactGAAGACCTTTAAGTTAAGCCAGTGTTCACATTTACAGGGACCGGGACAGGGACACATACCGGATACATCAATGCTTGCACACATTCAACATACATTTATACTTTACAAGcaggtgggaaaaaaatataagaCACAAACCACACGGAAAACCTGGCCCAGAGTGCCAGGAGTGCTCCGGGCCACGACAATAATTGTAGTTTGCGTAGGTAGTGTTTCATGTAAGGTGCGAGTTTGGTAGAATTCCACTGATGTTGTTGTGCCGTTCCTCAGCTGGAGGCCATGAACCAGAGCATCAACGTGGAACAGTCGCAGTCGGACCGCAGCAAGAGGCCCTTCAAACCCGTCCTGTGAGTGAACATTAGAGCGTTACAGGCGTGTTAACATGGCGGCACCGTCTTACGCACCACGCCCATGACAGGGTTCCGTCTGTCTGTTTCAGGGTGACTCTGCCCCCGGAGCAGGTCACCAAGGTAACTGTGGGCCGACTGCACTTCAGCGAGACGACAGCCAATAACATGAGGAAGAAGGGGAAGCCGAATCCAGACCAGAGGTTGTTCCCTCTCCGAGAGACACGCCCACATGTAAACTCTGCAGCACACCATGTACACgggtgtttgtttgtatgtgtgtgtaggtactTCATGCTGGTGGTAGCACTGCAGGctcagagtcagagtcagagcTACACCATCGCCGCCCAGGTGTCGGAGCGGATCATCGTCAGGGTAACCTTCTCATGACCTCACGTCCAGCATTGTGCACATGACCTCACTTCCTGTCTCAGCTCTTACCTTCTTCACTGCAGGCCTCTAACCCCGGCCAGTTTGAGAGTGACAGCGAGGTTCTGTGGCAGAGGGGTCAGATGCCGGATTCGGTGTACCACCACGGCCGCGTGGGCATCAACACTGACCGGCCGGATGAGGCCCTTGTCGTCCACGGCAACGTTAAAGTCATGGGTTCTGTGGTCCACCCCTCAGACATCCGTGCCAAGGAGAACGTTAAGGAGGTAAAAGTCGATTAAACTACTTCACTCTACACGTGGAAGAAAGAACTTTGTAGAAGTGTTGTAATGTTTCTCTGttggggatgtgtgtgtgtttgtgaagtgaACTTTAAATGGTTGTTGTGTCCTGTTTTCACTTTCCTCTGCGCCGCTCATCGCTCATTCCTCGTCCAGAACATGCAGAACACACACCTTACTTTAACCGTAGGAAGTGCGTCTAGCAAAAAGATCAAATAATGTAAAACCGACAGAACAGCTGCACCAATCAGATGTGAGCAGCGTTCTAACAAGCTCCTATGCAGTACAGACAGATGAGAATTAGAACTCCAGTAATAAAACTGAAGTAAGGTGTTTGAATCCATTACATTTGTCTCTGTGCttttagtgtgtgagtgtgtatgtgtgtcctgCATCTGTtcatacttgtgtgtgtgtgtgtgtttgtgtgtttgtgtgtgcgcccATGCCTCTCCATGCCTAGGTGGACACTACAGATAACCTGAAGAGGATCTCCCAGATGCGCCTGGTCCATTATCAGTACAAACCCGAGTTTGCTGCCAGTGTGGGCATAGAAAACACAGCAGAGACtggtaataaacacacacacacacacacacacacacacagatatgtaTACAACTACAAATATGTATCTCCTCACTGATCTCTATGTCTGCATgcgttgttctgtgtgtgtgtgtgtgtgtgtgtgtgtgtgtgtgtgtaggggtgaTTGCTCAGGAAGTGCAGCAGATTCTCCCAGAGGCCgtgaaggagggaggagacgTAGTCTGTGCCAACGGAGAAACCATCCCCAACCTGCTGGTGGTCAATaaggtaatacacacacacctacacatacacatgcactgGTTTTACATATCCGACTTCTTTCCGGATCTGTATTTTGAGCGATGAAGCCCCCCGCTGGACAGACATATCAACGGCAGTAATGATTTTCTTACCAGCTCAAGTGAACTGTgcgtgtggtatgtgtgtgtgtcaggagcgTATCTTCATGGAGAATGTCGGTGCGGTGAAGGAGCTGTGTAAACTGACAGACAACCTGGAAACTCGGATCGACGAGCTGGAGCGCTGGAGCCGCAAGCTGGCCAAGCTGCGCCGGCTGGACAGCATGAAGAGCACGGTCAGCGGCGGCACAGTCAGGTGTGTGGGGCGAGAGGCGGCCGCAGGTGCAAAGACCACCCCTCTGATAATCTGCATCTGTCTGTCATCATTCCAGCCAATCAGGAAGCCAGTTCAGCAGGACAGGAAGTGGACCCCTGAAGAAGAAATCACCCAAATTGGGGAGTAAGGTGTGAAACTCTCagttctcctctgttttttttgtttagccGAACACCACATACAAAACCACATACAGTGTGATACTCCCCACGCTTTGATCGTTTCTGCACACAAtgagaaaccttgggaaggagtgagtccgagagggacgcccttccagggtagagtgataaAATGCAGCTATGGCGTTCAGAGGGCAATCATTTCGAACCTGAGGCTTATAGAGCATTTATAGAGCATTGTAGTACCTAGATGCTCATGAAGGAAGATTCTGTAATAATGTACTGTGTATTAGTATAATACTGAGGGATGTACTATAACGTCCTCTAGTATGTACTGTAGTGCAGCGTAGGGTAATGTCCTATGATCTACTGCAGCATATTGCACTTTATTGCATGGCACAACAGTCTAAGTTATATGATGCAAGTGTTaaatcaaatgtgtgtgtgttgcatgtgctCAGAGTCCTGCTCCTGATCCAGGGTGTGTGAGTCAGCGCTTCCTGCAGGGCACCATTTTGGCTCTGGTGGTCATTATGGCTTTCAGGTGAGCAGCGTGAGTGTAAAACTGACCGCAGATTGGTCCCGATGGTCCCTGCGCTGAACGCATTGTTCCTCATGTCCTACCCCCAGCGTCATCTCCATGTCGGTGCTCTACGTTCTGAACCTGCATCATCACGCTGGAGTCACCGAGAGTGACGGGTATGGGTGCTTGTCTCCACACaaatacgcacacacagacccccAAAAAATGAGAAATGCACTTCCTCGATGACATGATGTGGGGAACTGTGCACTGTCATTTCTATTCTACATGGTCTCGGTTTCCTGTCTGCTGTTCTCCTGTAGCTCCACCTCCTGTGTTCTCCTCGTTTCCCGGACGCCCCTCTTCACTGTCGCTGTTACTTTCTGTCCTCCCGTCTGCTCATGGTACCGTACACCTTCCTTCAGCCTGCATTTCCCCTGCATGTCTACTGTTCCGCGCTGTTCTCGGCTCTCCCGCTCTCGGCGGGGATGGAACCCCGGCCTCGGGGTCATTGCAGTTGTTTAACCTGTAGTCTCCCTCTCCCCCTGGTCCAGCTCTGCTCTGGGTTCCTCCCGTAAGAGCCTGTACGCCCCCAGAAGCCCCTCCTCTGCGGCTCCAGGTCAGACATGGATTCAGCCAATCATAGGGCTCCTTTTGAAAGACTAAATAAAACACTCATTACAAAATGTCGCATTTGGTGCTTTCTACTGATAATGCGTTTTTGACCAGACGTGGAATTATTTTGAGCACCACTATGGTGAATATGTGTTTTGCTCTTTGACAGGCACCGTTGCCTCTCTGCCCAATCACGTGGCCTGTTGCCCTCCAACCACTGCCCAGACCAACCAATCATCTGTCACCGCCATGATGGCCAGCACCAACCAATCCAATGCAGGTACTAATTAAACATGATGCATCATAAACTGCACTCAGTTTGTTTGTTGGAGGATGTgtgatgttttatatatttgtttttttcccagcgGAAACCACTAGCCCCTCCCCCACTCAGCCAAGCATCAGTAAAAAGGGCAAGTCTCGGCCAATTGAGAAAGATGGGCGGAGCCGCAATCGCCTGGGCCACACCTCCTCACCTCTCTTCCTCAACAAAGCAAAGAGACCCCTCCCACCAGAGGGGACAGGGGGCACGAGCAACCGTCTACCTGGGGCGCAGCCTCCCCGAAGACaacgcagcacacacacactgggtaccacacacacacacacacaccggcagcATGCACATATacattcttcacacacacacgagcctACAAACGATAATATTaatgatgttgtgtgtgtgttttgtgctgctcTTGCAGGCGGAAActtctcaccctctctctctcagataCACATCCTGGAAACAGAACAACAAATAACAGCACAGAACTGTCTGTTACCCAGCgactgcaggtgtgtgtgagtgtgtgtgtgtttgagtgtgtatgaatgtgtcgTCAGGGTGTTGATTTGTCTGTATTGCAGGTCCGGGTTCTACAGCTACACTGTGGCGCTTCCGAGaaacacaacagacacacacgttaCCTTTCATTTCAGGtaacgtacacacacgcacacacacacacgtacacatacgCACTGAGCTTTGCACCATTACCCCAGCTGCCTGTGCTCTTCAGTTCTGAGGACGGCGTGTGGATTCGGCAGTGTGGCGTGACCCTCGGCCACCTCTGCCCGGAGCAAACACAGGCGCGCAGCGCTGAGGAAATCCGGTCGCTGATACAGGTGTGTGTTGACTGTgatgggactgtgtgtgtgactgtgctgACAGGAACATGGTCATTTTCTGGACATTACTCTGTCTCAGGGCACAGACGGCCTGTGGTCACTTCCTGCCGTCGCCTTTCAGGACGTCACTTATCACTTCCGCGTCTCTCTGTCCGTGAGTAAGAGGGGTCTCAACAGTGGCTGCCGACCACCCCGCTGGTTCAGTgtatgacctttgacctttgcttCATTCTACACAGAACGTGGTGAACTGCAGCGATGAGGAGAAGGAGATGAAGGAAAATGAGGCGTCTTCCCCGTACTCCGATTACCACTTCCTCATTCTCAGCCGATGCACTTGAGAGTCCGTCCGTCTGTCTCACTCCGACCCTGTCACTGTATCCACGCCGAATGGGACACTGTTTGTTTTAGGGTGACAGTATATTTTTGTAGAAGGGATAGGTTTCATAAATCCTGTGCGGTTCTTCTGgaatgaatttgtgtgtgtgtgtgtgtgtgtgtgtgcgcgcgcatcaCTGCACTCCCCGTCTCACCTCTTAACTGTGTGATCTTGATCTGTAAAACACACCATGTTTTATATCTTCACATGATTCGCTCTCTGGGTTGTTTTGTACTGATAATGTAACTGCATATTACTCCTTCTGACCCTgacctcagtgtgtgtgtgttgccatggtgaatTTACCGGGTTACTTCCGAAAAACGGGGGGTGTGTGGGTGGCAGCCATTATTTGGAAAAAGTCGcatacatgaacaaaaaaatgactGGAATCAGGTAAAGCCGATCATCTCTCACCGTCATCGGAGCAGAGAAGACTGGAAGGGCTGGTACACTGGATCGCCGTAATCTCTGACTGGTCCGACACTGATGTCTCATGAACACTGGAGTTCCCTACACTGGAATCTGGGAGCACGGCCACCGTCCTGCACACAGCATGTACACTGTATCATGTCATAacgttttttaatgtgtgttgtgtaatgtAATCACTGTATGTTAACCTGATGTGAAAAGCCGTAATGATGAACAGAGGGTGGAAACTTTGTCACTGGAAGAGGcagacagacttttttttttttttttttttcgtggctAAACTATGGACTTCTTCATGCCACGTGAGCATCTACTTAAGGTGACAGCACGCATCGACAGATCCTGAACTTTCTgagagatgtttctgcagcgtGACAAGCCATAGTGGATGAGTTTTGCATAAATAATGACCTGAATGTCACGTATTGGACCCACAtgaacaaatgtattaaaatctgattttacataaaatgaaaGATGTTTGTCCCAGGTTTCGGGTGATTTGAGCCCAGGGGAAATCTGACATTCTATGGTTCTCATTGACCAGGACTGTGAAGCCATTATAAAGCGTACCAGCTTAAAAAGCATTATAGCACTTCCTGTTCATGCACTGTATATATGAAAACACCTTTCCTTTCTATAGCATTTCTAACTGGTTACAAACACACgagtgagaattttttttttttatcatctcaGTTAATACTTGTAAATCAATCCTtttcatgtttaatatttacTGTTGTTATTAATATGCAGTACATTTCTTAtgatgtcatttacatttaaccatTTTGTTTGATCATtatcaaaagtaaaacttttttaaatggcattaCTGAAATAATCCAGATGTGACAGGTATAAAGAAAACAACTGCTCTAATCTTTAGCAGTGTTCCTATTAATGTCTCAGTATATCATAAATTCTTAAATGTTTCAGACAACTATAATATTGAATTTAATTATCCCTTACAGCAAAGTCTGTATCACCTCCtaccatttgttttttttatgacattagACTAgtcgttttgttttttatatcgCCAGCTGAATTACgatcattttatttcagagcacttcttctttttcattttgtgaaaaGCATGTACTGACATCATAATATGAATGCATGCAGGAATGGCGagtaaattaaattgtaattttgaaCACTACAAACTGTGGTTTCTTTGCCTTTTTCCAAGATTCTTTATTCATCACATAGGCAGCAAACAAATGTGCTGTCGAATTTTGGGGAAAACTCATAATGAAGTATAAATTTAACATGTAgacactgttaaaaaaattcttaaaagaAACATGTCACGTTTTATAGGATGAGGTAGAAAATATAACAgaattaaattagaaaaaaaatatacaaaacatgAATACACTAAATTTCCTCCAAAGTTTTCCAGTTTTCCAGCAGGAATGACGCTGAGACTTCAATTCCCACAAACCACCGCGGCATCCGGAAGGCTAACTTCCGGATAGACGTGGCTTTTAGTCGTGAGGTAGAGGCTGCTGCAGCTCATCACGCACCATGGTGAGTTTACTGACTTTATACTCACCGAAGCAGCAGCAATTGGGCGTTGCTGctagattattattaataatattgattgTGTTTATGAGCTGTATATATATGAATGCGTCTGTACTTGTGTTAAATAGGCTAGCTTTAGCATCGTTGGCTGACTAGCTGTCATTTCTGAATCGAGGTGATTGATTTGTTTCTGCTACACGTAATAAATGAACTTTTCCTTTAATTCAATGTAATTTTcgttgtcttctttttttaaggcGCTTcatttattctgttattcttttTTAAGACTTCGTAAGGTAACGTTTGCATATTAGCCTAATGTAAAACTGCACGGATGGCTAGGGAGTCACTATAAGGGGTACATTTTCTGAAAGCTCCACATAATATGtaatcattattatcatcattaatgcatatataaaataagtTATAAACAAGCAAGTTCGGTGGTTGGTCTGTTACACTGAAGCACTTGCTGTGCTACTTGGTCCTGCGTGTGAACCGGTTTACAAGCATttcagtatttacattttacatttacatttaaggcattggATTCATTCTGGTTCATTATGAATACAATCtgtttattcactatgttgtggTTTCTATATATGTCAAACAATAAGTATTAAAATCCACCTCAAAAAGACAATAAGAGCTGTTTAAATTAAACACAGGAGCCCTCCGTGTTCGAGATGTTGATGTTCCCATCTGCCATGGACAAAAAAGGACGTGGGGTTCTTGCTGTGGGGTTATTAGTTCAAGGAGACAAACCAGTTGAATGCAGGAAGAATTTAGCCATGTAGAGGAAGCCTTTAGTTTGTAAAATCTTCCTCCCTGACTTTCTATACAgcatttttccacttttttctttttttttatcgaatGCACCGTTTTAACTATTTGTTGCCTGGACTGTCTGTTTCAGGAGTTGGAAGCCATGACGAGGTATACGAGTCCGGTGAACCCGGCGGTGTTCCCACACCTCACCGTGGTCCTGCTCGCCATCGGGATGTTCTTCACGGCCTGGTTCTTCGTGTATCCTTCAACAGCATATAATGGCAAAACCAGCTTGTGGCTAAATTATCGGGAAGCACACTACCAGACGTTGCTTTAACTCCAGTGTTCGTAGATATGAAGTAACGTCCACGAAGTACACACGTGATGTGTACAAAGAGCTGCTGATCTCGCTCGTGGCGTCCCTGTTCATGGGCTTCGGCGTGCTGTTCCTGCTGCTGTGGGTAGGGATTTACGTATGAAGGTGAGCAGAAGGCCATTGAAGGGTCTAAAATGAGTTTCCATTCTGCCCGTTTTGCTTCACTCTGTTTGTTCTTTTGCAGATTTTGGAAAAAGTGGCAACATTCCGGTTTTCCCGCACAGAACAGCACCACAAATACTGGGTTTAGGGTTGGATTTCGCACTAATGGAGAGATCAGGATTTGGGTTCTTCATTTAGTAATAAAGATGAGGTTTCATAAGAATGGTGTGTATGACTTCTGTTTCGTTAATCCAGTGATTCTCAAACTTCTAATATTCcccacattaattttttttttttaagtatgatATTATGTGCTGCCAAATGTTTTATGGGTCTCTTTCtacttccttttctttctttctccccttAGGGGATTGGGGTTTTATGTTCATTTGTTCTCATTGTGTAagtttataaaataatttaaaaaaaatgaattatgggtggtagtagcctagtgggtaacacactcgcctatgaaccagaagacccaggttcaaaccccacttactgccattgtgtccctgagcaagacacttaaccctgagtgtctccagggggactgtccctgtaactactgattgtaagtcaaagTTAGAAGAGGGTGTTGGAGTGTTTCTTTAACTCTATCATTGCGATTGTGGTGGCCAGTGATGATGgccataaatgccataaataaagGCTCAGACTGAGGTGAATACGGCTGTGTGCGTTTGCCGCTGCGGTTAAGGGTCTGACTGAAAACGTGGGGTCCAGTTTACTTCCCCAAAATACATCAACAGTAGGGTTATCAGCATCTGCTTTGGTTCATTTAGAGACCAACTGTCTTAGGGTGAGGGAAAACCATGTGGAGAAACTTATATTGCCAAAGAATTGGAAAATGTGATGAGGGAGAACAACTGCAATTCTACAGATTTAATAAGCTTTCTCTGCACCATCTATCATCTGTAGTAGACGTCTTCTATCCCAGCTCTTAATTAGTCAAATCTAAAGAGTCCTCAAGTCGGGGCCATAttcttacagaaaaaaaaaaaaaaaaaaaaacacacggtCGTGAGAACAGATCAAAGATTAATATCAGCACAACAGCATTTATTACTattgaaatgaaattatttaatagtatttattttaaccatgatgcgtcacacacacacacacacacacactcttcctgGTAAACACAGGACAGGTGCAGGAGTGTGGGCCATTTGTAGAATCTAAAGTCCCAATCCCAGATTACGGTTTGTGTTAAGAATAGATCCCTCACCGTCATACCACCCCACATTAGAGGGGATTTTTGGTATTAAACCGGCCAACCacagcataaaaaataaaaaaaaaaaaacagccgtgGCAACTATTGCTTTGTTGCATTGATGTTTATTAAAATGGCCACTTGCTACATTAAGTAAAAAAACTAATTGGACCGCTCACGATCAGTCTGTGAACGCTAAACCTGCTGTTTCTATGTGCAAAATGAATACTAAGTGTAAGGCACGTGGTAAAATCCGAGTGATGGAAGAGCCACAGCCAGTCACCTTCACCATCATCAACCCCTGGTTAGTTCATACAGGGGataaattaaaaaagtaaaaggtcCACCGGGTCCATGGCTCCAGCTCAGCCATTTTAATCATCTGCCTGATTAAAAAATCCCAATTTTCCCCACACGGTGAACCGTCGCCTTGCTTACATCCAAATTTGATCAGACGCTGTTGCTTTACAAGCACACCCTGGATTAAAGAGGGAAGGAGGGTGGAATCTTGCTGTGAGGGTGTCTCTCATGAGTGACTCCCATGATTCCGCTCGTCCCCCTTGGCCGAGCCTCAGAGCAGGGCTTTCACACGGCGTCACGCGTCTGTGCTGCTCCTGGTGGGCGATGGCATCCATCTTGGCTCCGCAGCGAGTTTCCTCCTCACTGCCGCGCTCGGGCAAAAGCATCTCGGAGCCAGGCAGAGTCCTCGTACAGGCGCGGGTCGCCCAGGTACTCGGTGGTGCGTTTATAGAGGTAATAGTACAACACGGCGGCTGGAAAGACAGACACGAAGGCATTAAAGCAGGCGGCTTCGTTTCAGCCTCAACACAGTTTGCAAACACAGTCTTTAATTATCATTTCACCTTATTACGTTGTTCACGGTcacaaggtcatgtgaccagatgCTGAATGGGATCAATTCATCTTAAGGACATgaagagagtgaaagtgctggacaGAGTAGAAACCAGTTCCTCACCCAAGAACCA
Proteins encoded in this window:
- the myrf gene encoding myelin regulatory factor isoform X6, whose amino-acid sequence is MLWLRSGHDINSSLEPANIDTSILEEYISKEDDSSDICFSEVHSTPVPTYSSPQTGSSSSGGVCGVSPPILLRQVGPASQSCHGPYPQPPLGLLRPSYPCLGQQNQQSHQQAQLHVKPEHRAHYTPGTLPESPPDSSSEPYSPQQVNDPHMIRTMTPENMCHMTPPPPLPPHPHYPSMHRDMYLKPEPLITQYPIGPVTGVGGDLQQNQMLHQLLQQQQGQDGVPFHQAKKRKHSDSPNSTLNSQILTGIIKQEPGSVQYSLMQDAENSYLDPNYQCIKWQPHQQNKWTPLYDANCKELPMPTYRVDADKGFNFSLADDAFVCQKKNHFQVTVYIGMLGDPKYVKTSEGLQPIDCFYLKLNGVKLEAMNQSINVEQSQSDRSKRPFKPVLVTLPPEQVTKVTVGRLHFSETTANNMRKKGKPNPDQRYFMLVVALQAQSQSQSYTIAAQVSERIIVRASNPGQFESDSEVLWQRGQMPDSVYHHGRVGINTDRPDEALVVHGNVKVMGSVVHPSDIRAKENVKEVDTTDNLKRISQMRLVHYQYKPEFAASVGIENTAETGVIAQEVQQILPEAVKEGGDVVCANGETIPNLLVVNKERIFMENVGAVKELCKLTDNLETRIDELERWSRKLAKLRRLDSMKSTVSGGTVSQSGSQFSRTGSGPLKKKSPKLGSKSPAPDPGCVSQRFLQGTILALVVIMAFSVISMSVLYVLNLHHHAGVTESDGSTSCVLLVSRTPLFTVAVTFCPPVCSCSALGSSRKSLYAPRSPSSAAPGTVASLPNHVACCPPTTAQTNQSSVTAMMASTNQSNAAETTSPSPTQPSISKKGKSRPIEKDGRSRNRLGHTSSPLFLNKAKRPLPPEGTGGTSNRLPGAQPPRRQRSTHTLGGNFSPSLSQIHILETEQQITAQNCLLPSDCRSGFYSYTVALPRNTTDTHVTFHFSSEDGVWIRQCGVTLGHLCPEQTQARSAEEIRSLIQGTDGLWSLPAVAFQDVTYHFRVSLSNVVNCSDEEKEMKENEASSPYSDYHFLILSRCT
- the myrf gene encoding myelin regulatory factor isoform X8, with protein sequence MLWLRSDMMCSPGECRGHDINSSLEPANIDTSILEEYISKEDDSSDICFSEVHSTPVPTYSSPQTGSSSSGGVCGVSPPILLRQVGPASQSCHGPYPQPPLGLLRPSYPCLGQQNQQSHQQAQLHVKPEHRAHYTPGTLPESPPDSSSEPYSPQQVNGLMQDAENSYLDPNYQCIKWQPHQQNKWTPLYDANCKELPMPTYRVDADKGFNFSLADDAFVCQKKNHFQVTVYIGMLGDPKYVKTSEGLQPIDCFYLKLNGVKLEAMNQSINVEQSQSDRSKRPFKPVLVTLPPEQVTKVTVGRLHFSETTANNMRKKGKPNPDQRYFMLVVALQAQSQSQSYTIAAQVSERIIVRASNPGQFESDSEVLWQRGQMPDSVYHHGRVGINTDRPDEALVVHGNVKVMGSVVHPSDIRAKENVKEVDTTDNLKRISQMRLVHYQYKPEFAASVGIENTAETGVIAQEVQQILPEAVKEGGDVVCANGETIPNLLVVNKERIFMENVGAVKELCKLTDNLETRIDELERWSRKLAKLRRLDSMKSTVSGGTVSQSGSQFSRTGSGPLKKKSPKLGSKSPAPDPGCVSQRFLQGTILALVVIMAFSVISMSVLYVLNLHHHAGVTESDGSTSCVLLVSRTPLFTVAVTFCPPVCSCSALGSSRKSLYAPRSPSSAAPGTVASLPNHVACCPPTTAQTNQSSVTAMMASTNQSNAAETTSPSPTQPSISKKGKSRPIEKDGRSRNRLGHTSSPLFLNKAKRPLPPEGTGGTSNRLPGAQPPRRQRSTHTLGGNFSPSLSQIHILETEQQITAQNCLLPSDCRSGFYSYTVALPRNTTDTHVTFHFSSEDGVWIRQCGVTLGHLCPEQTQARSAEEIRSLIQGTDGLWSLPAVAFQDVTYHFRVSLSNVVNCSDEEKEMKENEASSPYSDYHFLILSRCT